A region of Elusimicrobiota bacterium DNA encodes the following proteins:
- a CDS encoding barstar family protein, with protein sequence MSTEILLDGSAIKSEADFYLELSKQRKLPDYFGNNLNALWDVITGFEICSPNSPVDLVWDNSIESKKHLGNVFDELVGLLREAEEKKIGLKLVLR encoded by the coding sequence ATGTCCACTGAAATTCTACTAGACGGTTCCGCCATTAAATCTGAGGCCGATTTTTATTTGGAACTTTCAAAACAAAGGAAGCTTCCCGATTATTTTGGGAATAACCTGAACGCTCTTTGGGATGTCATAACAGGATTTGAAATTTGTTCCCCCAATTCTCCTGTCGATCTGGTTTGGGATAATTCGATAGAATCTAAAAAACATCTCGGGAATGTTTTTGATGAACTCGTTGGACTCTTACGGGAGGCTGAAGAAAAGAAAATCGGGCTGAAGCTTGTCCTGCGATAA
- a CDS encoding response regulator, whose amino-acid sequence MPTPRILAVEDTAITQSALKRELKEYGCDIVIAGTAEEAWEILEREPAFHAVILDFHLPGEDGASFYRRFAMDPRFSSIAVIPFTAIMYADESATNVSVAQDFVTARPTAKADRSHPIVSKGGREDVSQLPGPLILSVGHALQNAGIPLPPTLRAAMKIHVRALLD is encoded by the coding sequence ATGCCTACTCCGAGAATTCTTGCGGTGGAAGACACGGCGATCACCCAATCGGCCTTGAAGAGGGAATTGAAGGAGTACGGTTGTGATATCGTCATCGCCGGGACGGCGGAGGAAGCCTGGGAGATTTTGGAGCGGGAACCCGCATTTCACGCGGTGATCCTGGATTTCCATCTGCCGGGGGAAGACGGCGCCAGTTTCTATCGCCGGTTCGCCATGGACCCCCGTTTTTCCTCCATCGCCGTGATCCCCTTCACCGCGATCATGTACGCCGATGAAAGCGCCACCAACGTCTCCGTGGCCCAGGATTTCGTCACCGCCCGCCCCACCGCCAAAGCGGACCGATCCCACCCCATCGTTTCCAAAGGGGGCCGGGAGGACGTCAGCCAACTGCCGGGCCCGTTGATCCTATCGGTGGGCCACGCCCTCCAAAACGCCGGAATCCCCCTTCCCCCCACCCTCCGCGCCGCCATGAAAATCCACGTTCGAGCCTTGTTGGATTAG
- a CDS encoding Fic family protein produces the protein MRKIHGKNRFEKRLEHLSPDILVRIAQIDELKGRWIAGARLSPQILGRLKKSVLVTSTGASTRIEGASLSDQDIEKLMRGLSVQKFTNRDKQEVRGYYELLQNVFESWQTIPFSEGSIKHFHKELLKYVEKDKLHRGDYKKRENKVEMVSNEGKTLATIFDPTPAYLTPKEMQDLMEWTRSALTEGAFHPLLVIGNFLVEFLAIHPFQDGNGRMSRILTNLLMLRAGYLHVPYVSHEKFVEDNKSDYDIALRRSQKSFKTREENIHPWLSFFLGVILNQSKMAVDLLSPDALDKLLSGKQLLVWTYIQSVKEASPRDIVRATHVARPTVNQVLNKLQALKKIEPLGQGRATRYRKL, from the coding sequence ATGAGAAAGATCCATGGAAAAAATAGATTTGAAAAAAGACTGGAACACCTTTCTCCGGACATCCTGGTCCGGATTGCTCAAATCGATGAGTTGAAGGGCCGATGGATCGCGGGGGCGCGTTTGAGCCCCCAGATTCTGGGACGGTTGAAAAAATCCGTCCTGGTGACATCCACCGGAGCCTCCACGCGCATTGAAGGGGCCTCGCTCTCGGATCAAGACATTGAAAAGCTCATGCGGGGCCTTTCCGTCCAAAAATTCACAAACAGGGACAAACAGGAGGTTCGGGGTTACTACGAACTCCTCCAAAATGTATTTGAGTCCTGGCAAACCATTCCGTTTTCCGAAGGGTCCATCAAACATTTCCACAAGGAACTGCTCAAATACGTCGAGAAGGACAAACTCCACCGCGGGGATTACAAAAAGAGGGAAAACAAGGTCGAAATGGTTTCAAACGAAGGGAAAACCTTGGCCACGATTTTTGACCCTACGCCTGCCTATCTTACGCCTAAAGAAATGCAGGACCTCATGGAATGGACCCGTTCCGCTTTGACGGAGGGAGCTTTTCATCCCTTGTTGGTCATCGGAAACTTTTTGGTGGAGTTCTTGGCCATCCATCCTTTCCAAGACGGTAATGGCCGAATGTCACGAATTCTGACCAATTTATTGATGCTTCGAGCCGGATATCTCCATGTCCCCTATGTTTCCCATGAAAAGTTTGTTGAGGATAATAAATCGGATTATGACATTGCCCTTCGCCGAAGTCAGAAATCGTTCAAAACCAGGGAAGAGAACATCCACCCCTGGTTGTCCTTTTTCTTGGGTGTTATCTTGAACCAATCCAAAATGGCCGTTGATCTGTTGTCTCCCGATGCCTTGGATAAATTGCTTTCTGGGAAGCAGTTGCTGGTGTGGACGTACATTCAATCGGTAAAAGAAGCCTCCCCTCGGGATATTGTTCGCGCCACCCACGTGGCTCGTCCGACGGTCAATCAGGTCCTTAACAAACTGCAAGCGCTTAAAAAGATTGAGCCGCTGGGCCAGGGAAGAGCCACGCGGTATAGAAAACTTTAG
- a CDS encoding GAF domain-containing sensor histidine kinase — translation MSEPRSLDEWARRVVRAVQDVFGVRSASVLLRQEDMGAFLIRAGVGLTPGEMGLLSLPFTSPVVSILQSSGRCLLADALEGLFPQRRRDELADLRFVHACAMAPIFSNGRLFALMCVGPKLTGEMFNQSDIDALSNLAHSAQYALAAALAGQSRGRQSAYWAHDMFRPFGPKGAIQNVVRALRGDFGPLPEVARAALAIAAEDANFVATHMKQLTNPLAQELVQIQSTPLTAAFNRSRDRFSPLANEKSIVLNVDVPPENLLVFCDASLIEHRVLANLLENAMRHTPSGGKVRVGYRLESQRFVGFVEDTGPGIRKEDLPTLFQPGTQLDPQNKGLAGLGLASVKSVMEAHGGAVTVQSAPGQCARFEFILPIGRSVGTG, via the coding sequence GTGTCGGAGCCGCGGAGCCTCGACGAGTGGGCGCGGCGGGTGGTGCGCGCTGTCCAGGACGTATTTGGGGTGCGGTCAGCCAGCGTTCTCCTGCGCCAAGAAGACATGGGCGCCTTTCTGATCCGGGCGGGGGTCGGGCTGACGCCGGGCGAAATGGGCCTTCTTTCCTTGCCTTTCACCAGTCCCGTCGTGTCGATATTGCAATCCAGTGGCCGGTGTCTTCTCGCCGACGCCCTGGAAGGCCTCTTTCCGCAGAGGCGGCGAGATGAATTGGCCGACCTCCGGTTTGTCCATGCCTGCGCCATGGCCCCCATTTTCTCAAACGGGCGGTTATTCGCGCTGATGTGCGTCGGCCCAAAACTCACAGGGGAAATGTTCAATCAGTCGGACATCGACGCCCTGTCTAATTTGGCTCATTCAGCCCAATACGCTCTGGCCGCCGCCCTGGCGGGTCAGTCCCGTGGCCGGCAAAGCGCCTATTGGGCCCATGACATGTTTAGGCCTTTCGGCCCGAAGGGCGCTATTCAGAATGTGGTTCGCGCATTGAGGGGAGATTTTGGCCCTCTGCCGGAGGTGGCGCGGGCGGCCCTGGCTATCGCCGCGGAGGACGCGAATTTTGTTGCGACACATATGAAACAACTCACGAACCCGTTGGCTCAGGAACTGGTTCAAATTCAATCGACGCCCCTGACGGCGGCATTCAACAGGAGTCGCGACCGTTTTTCCCCTCTCGCCAACGAAAAAAGCATTGTTTTAAATGTGGATGTTCCGCCGGAAAACCTGTTGGTGTTTTGCGACGCATCGCTCATTGAACACCGAGTCCTCGCGAACCTTCTGGAAAACGCCATGCGCCACACACCGTCGGGAGGGAAGGTTCGCGTGGGGTACCGCTTGGAGAGTCAAAGGTTCGTCGGTTTTGTGGAAGACACGGGGCCGGGAATTCGAAAGGAGGACCTTCCGACATTGTTTCAACCCGGGACTCAGCTGGATCCCCAAAATAAAGGTCTCGCCGGGCTGGGCCTGGCCAGCGTGAAAAGCGTGATGGAGGCCCACGGTGGCGCCGTCACGGTTCAAAGCGCCCCCGGCCAATGCGCACGTTTTGAGTTTATCCTTCCCATCGGCCGTTCGGTGGGCACGGGTTAA
- a CDS encoding barstar family protein — MIKTRQVLTIAHATSSNSLHEILAASLNFPGYYGKNWDAFRDCISDSQQSTLPNELIIKGWEILRKNLPEDAAMLKKSLEEIAGQKNGSFRVLWVPAED, encoded by the coding sequence ATGATTAAGACCCGGCAAGTATTGACCATCGCTCATGCGACGTCGTCAAATTCTTTGCATGAAATTCTAGCGGCATCCTTAAATTTTCCGGGTTATTACGGAAAAAATTGGGACGCGTTTCGTGATTGCATATCGGATTCACAACAATCCACTCTTCCGAACGAACTCATTATCAAAGGATGGGAAATCCTAAGGAAAAACCTTCCGGAAGATGCCGCAATGTTGAAAAAATCCCTTGAAGAGATTGCCGGGCAAAAAAACGGCAGCTTTCGTGTATTGTGGGTTCCTGCTGAGGATTAA
- a CDS encoding outer membrane protein transport protein has protein sequence MRTEYNPAALLEGDKREVSAGINYLRVNADHTSPSGVMTDNQQSDFLLPSVYYKQQLSSAWAIGVGVNTPFGLASEYEKSAPFSYITTGGEINLVNISPNVAYQVTKSISIGAGVNYYQSTAKLTQQAPWSFPSTGNPDGELKVEGSGTGVGVNSGVLWKINDNQRFGATYKSEVKVKYSGKDASIENVPFLGGATYKTGVETSIRFPDILSMGYGFKPTEKLEIEIGGQWTNWTDVEKLTITFDQPTAFLPNNTQRLDWKNSWVGRVGGTYQMNPTWSLAGGYFYDSTPTRESTYTPLVADGDHHVFSLGAMYKSGGFSVGIPAVLILQTGTSHIDNDITDITTTQNVDGKYNLLGYQLGLGVKWAF, from the coding sequence ATGCGAACTGAGTACAACCCCGCGGCGCTCCTGGAGGGAGACAAACGAGAAGTGAGCGCGGGGATCAATTACCTGAGGGTCAACGCGGATCACACAAGCCCATCGGGTGTGATGACGGATAATCAGCAAAGTGATTTCCTGCTTCCCTCCGTGTATTATAAACAACAGCTTTCCTCCGCCTGGGCTATTGGCGTCGGGGTAAACACTCCCTTCGGGCTCGCGAGCGAATATGAAAAATCCGCGCCGTTCTCTTACATCACGACCGGAGGAGAGATCAACCTCGTGAACATTTCTCCCAACGTCGCGTATCAGGTGACGAAGAGTATTTCCATTGGCGCCGGGGTCAACTACTATCAATCCACGGCCAAACTAACGCAACAGGCGCCCTGGTCTTTTCCTTCAACGGGGAACCCGGATGGTGAGTTGAAGGTGGAGGGCTCCGGCACCGGGGTGGGTGTTAATAGTGGGGTCTTGTGGAAAATCAACGATAACCAGCGGTTTGGCGCCACCTATAAGAGCGAAGTGAAGGTGAAGTATTCCGGGAAAGACGCTAGTATTGAAAATGTGCCTTTCCTCGGCGGGGCGACCTATAAAACCGGCGTGGAAACGAGCATTCGATTCCCGGACATCCTTTCCATGGGGTATGGGTTCAAGCCCACTGAAAAACTGGAAATCGAGATCGGCGGGCAATGGACCAACTGGACGGACGTGGAGAAACTAACCATCACCTTCGACCAACCCACTGCGTTCCTCCCCAACAACACCCAGAGATTGGATTGGAAGAACTCCTGGGTCGGGCGAGTGGGGGGAACCTACCAGATGAATCCGACCTGGTCCCTGGCGGGAGGGTATTTCTACGACAGCACTCCGACACGCGAATCCACCTACACCCCTTTGGTCGCTGACGGGGACCACCATGTGTTTTCCCTTGGCGCCATGTATAAGTCCGGCGGGTTCAGCGTTGGCATCCCCGCCGTCCTGATCCTTCAAACGGGGACTTCGCACATCGACAACGACATTACCGATATCACCACCACCCAAAACGTGGACGGCAAGTATAACTTGCTGGGGTACCAGCTTGGGCTTGGGGTGAAGTGGGCCTTCTAA
- a CDS encoding acyl-CoA thioesterase, which produces MTTVVANSERRASNRSVLVGDVPVKISFFSDGRFKELKANRVDLGEMGLGAELQDGIPVGVPVTVTMEKNGAPISAKGTVRWGHPIGKYDSATIELYKVGIQLNPQLNQPMMDVGGSINQDRRAAPDRRQPGPWFNRRNTNRRAKEFVLDHNVYLSDTNLVGNTYFAKHFEWQGHVREAFLFHVVNFPEFAKLGVKLITKEASCEYMSESTLGDPVALTLKVGKVTYARLELLFTFIHKITGKVISCGRQLIVFGGPKGKPIGIPDMILKGISLPLNFVVLTSRKTNAGGFDPTAFRVIGLPCVGSRSFS; this is translated from the coding sequence ATGACCACCGTCGTTGCGAATAGTGAGCGGAGAGCATCAAACCGAAGTGTCTTGGTTGGTGATGTGCCTGTCAAGATTTCTTTTTTTTCTGACGGGAGGTTTAAAGAATTGAAGGCAAATAGAGTAGATCTTGGTGAGATGGGCCTTGGGGCTGAGTTGCAGGATGGAATTCCAGTTGGAGTGCCCGTGACCGTAACGATGGAAAAAAATGGTGCGCCCATCTCAGCGAAGGGAACAGTCCGTTGGGGTCATCCTATAGGCAAATATGATTCGGCAACGATCGAATTGTACAAGGTTGGCATACAGCTAAATCCTCAGTTGAATCAACCAATGATGGATGTCGGAGGGTCGATAAACCAAGACCGAAGAGCGGCTCCCGATCGCCGTCAACCTGGTCCCTGGTTTAACCGGCGAAACACGAACCGTCGAGCCAAGGAATTTGTTTTGGACCACAATGTTTATCTCTCTGATACAAACTTGGTAGGAAATACATATTTTGCAAAACATTTTGAATGGCAAGGGCATGTCCGGGAAGCTTTTCTCTTCCATGTAGTCAATTTTCCGGAATTCGCGAAACTTGGCGTTAAACTAATAACCAAAGAGGCCTCATGTGAATACATGAGCGAGTCCACGCTTGGGGATCCTGTGGCGTTGACTTTGAAGGTGGGGAAGGTCACCTATGCCCGTTTGGAACTTCTTTTTACCTTCATCCATAAAATCACAGGTAAGGTTATTTCTTGCGGGCGCCAACTAATTGTTTTTGGCGGGCCGAAAGGAAAACCAATCGGGATCCCCGACATGATTTTGAAGGGAATTTCCTTACCGTTAAATTTCGTTGTTTTAACCTCAAGGAAGACAAATGCAGGCGGCTTCGATCCCACCGCTTTTCGCGTCATTGGTCTTCCTTGCGTTGGGAGTCGCAGTTTTTCATAA
- a CDS encoding type II toxin-antitoxin system PemK/MazF family toxin, with protein MKRGQIYWVALDPTMGAEIQKTRPALVVSNDVGNTHSPLVTVLPITSKAEHVFPFEVPLHGGQGGLKEGGKIKANQIRTIDKKRLRGRPVGQLDVATMRAVDDAIKIHLALN; from the coding sequence ATAAAAAGGGGCCAAATATATTGGGTCGCTCTGGACCCGACCATGGGGGCGGAAATTCAAAAAACTCGGCCCGCGCTGGTGGTCTCTAACGATGTCGGGAACACTCATTCTCCGCTTGTGACGGTCCTTCCCATCACTTCAAAGGCCGAACATGTTTTCCCTTTCGAGGTCCCGCTCCACGGTGGTCAAGGCGGGCTAAAGGAGGGGGGGAAAATAAAAGCCAACCAAATTCGGACCATCGACAAAAAAAGGCTCCGGGGTCGGCCCGTCGGCCAGTTGGATGTCGCGACCATGCGCGCCGTTGACGACGCCATCAAGATTCACTTGGCGTTAAATTAA
- a CDS encoding barstar family protein translates to MKNKKVTLEGKVIQTEEDFYAQLEEKVKLPRYFGRNLDALWDIATGLEISSPINPLEIVWLNSDFSKNNLGGFYDDLILLFNDLEKENVGIKLALF, encoded by the coding sequence ATGAAAAACAAAAAAGTGACTTTAGAAGGGAAAGTTATTCAAACGGAAGAGGATTTTTATGCTCAACTGGAGGAGAAGGTAAAACTCCCGCGTTATTTTGGGCGAAATCTCGATGCTCTCTGGGACATTGCCACTGGGTTGGAAATCAGTTCTCCCATCAATCCATTGGAAATTGTTTGGCTAAACTCGGATTTTTCGAAAAATAATCTTGGTGGGTTTTACGACGACCTGATTTTGCTCTTTAATGATCTTGAGAAAGAGAACGTTGGGATTAAGCTTGCACTTTTCTGA
- a CDS encoding GAF domain-containing sensor histidine kinase, producing the protein MFVRGVPPFYFVVELAYVSLIPITIVRIRMMDITLALRFSVVYLVLGLGLGLPLAALLWILSGSPWVGAISMVLPAVGYFFIQRGAGRVLRIVDLLPIFRDRYGALRMLEHHEREVAQGASLPEWAARLVKAIQEVLSPEFSFVLIRDDQEGSLVVSAGHGIDDARKTFLSISCDGPLATRAKRGGILLKEVIENEAAPDLPQLQKEMAFLGAEVTAPIYSHGRVEALLCLGPKIGRDMYNDVDLAGLHGLAKSAELALCALLSGAKSELKTAAWAHDLLQPFGPKGALGVIDGLLAGKFGELSPPAQQALEKMKVDMDFLNRNLKRVVVGGPVSSIKRVSVRLGEVYGRVRERYSPLAHERAVNLTVALVPPHLTLSLDETQFERRVLGNLIENAIRHAPKGGTVEVGCREEETEIVGWVKDTGPGINPQDCEKIFEPGVQLGNNTGLRGLGLYSARLVLAAHGGRVWVNPATKNGACFMFALPI; encoded by the coding sequence ATGTTCGTGCGGGGGGTTCCTCCTTTCTATTTTGTCGTTGAGCTGGCCTATGTCTCTTTAATCCCGATCACCATCGTCCGGATTCGAATGATGGATATCACGCTGGCCCTCCGCTTTTCCGTGGTCTACCTGGTATTGGGCCTCGGCCTTGGTTTGCCTTTGGCCGCCCTCCTCTGGATCCTGTCGGGGAGCCCTTGGGTGGGGGCTATTTCCATGGTGTTGCCTGCCGTCGGTTATTTTTTCATTCAACGCGGGGCGGGGAGGGTGCTTCGCATTGTGGATTTGTTGCCTATCTTTCGAGACCGATACGGGGCTTTGCGCATGCTGGAACACCACGAGCGCGAAGTCGCTCAAGGGGCCTCCCTCCCGGAGTGGGCGGCCCGGTTGGTTAAAGCGATTCAGGAAGTCCTTTCCCCCGAGTTTTCCTTTGTGCTGATCCGCGACGATCAAGAAGGGAGTTTGGTGGTCTCCGCCGGGCATGGAATTGACGATGCAAGGAAAACGTTTCTCTCGATTTCATGCGACGGCCCCTTGGCGACCAGGGCCAAACGGGGCGGCATTCTTCTAAAAGAGGTCATTGAAAATGAGGCCGCTCCGGATCTTCCCCAGTTGCAAAAGGAAATGGCATTTTTGGGAGCGGAAGTGACGGCCCCCATTTATTCCCATGGGCGGGTCGAAGCGCTTCTTTGTTTGGGCCCGAAAATTGGTCGGGACATGTACAACGATGTCGATTTGGCCGGCCTTCACGGTTTGGCGAAATCGGCGGAATTGGCCCTCTGCGCTCTGTTGAGCGGCGCCAAAAGCGAGTTGAAAACGGCCGCCTGGGCCCATGACCTGCTCCAACCTTTTGGTCCCAAAGGAGCCCTTGGGGTGATCGATGGTTTGTTGGCGGGAAAATTCGGCGAACTCTCTCCCCCCGCTCAACAGGCGCTTGAGAAAATGAAAGTCGATATGGATTTCCTCAATCGAAACCTCAAGCGGGTTGTGGTCGGCGGACCCGTTTCTTCAATTAAACGGGTCTCTGTCCGGCTGGGAGAGGTGTATGGAAGGGTCCGTGAACGTTATTCCCCTCTGGCCCACGAACGCGCAGTGAATTTGACGGTCGCCCTTGTCCCTCCCCATCTCACTCTGTCGTTGGACGAGACCCAGTTTGAACGGCGTGTCCTGGGAAACCTTATTGAAAACGCGATTAGACATGCCCCCAAGGGTGGAACCGTGGAGGTCGGATGTCGGGAAGAGGAAACCGAAATTGTCGGATGGGTCAAAGACACAGGCCCCGGAATAAATCCCCAGGATTGTGAAAAGATATTCGAACCCGGGGTTCAATTGGGGAACAACACGGGGCTGAGGGGCCTCGGGCTCTATAGCGCCAGGTTGGTCCTCGCCGCCCACGGCGGGCGAGTGTGGGTCAATCCCGCGACCAAAAACGGAGCCTGTTTTATGTTTGCTTTACCCATCTGA
- a CDS encoding GAF domain-containing protein yields MQAASIPPLFASLVFLALGVAVFHNRPRTGASLGYTIFAAATVWWQGCWTILFNTTNPMWAGILVRIGYSGIIFLPVAYYHFTMEYVQPGVHRQTICWNYGIGILFLLSLWTTPFFIKGYYHYSWGFYPKAGILHPIFLAYLSVLAMVGIYLPFKQLIHPGNAPLRKAQLRFVIAANLIYSCAAVDFLVNYGIAFYPFGFGFILLSSGTVAYAIVRYALLDINLAFRQATILFCSAILLSFPFMILIWVTNSRAVVYLVIFTLFLIAPKLNERISGWVTSSIDRLPLFRGRYEEFERLHLHFHNIALTQTVPEWANAIVAVARDLFRAERVMLLLRDEVKKRLLIKAHHGLQGANSIFTFLPLSGALAAHLARTQMAFIRDIHIHDFPENEKAEVSGELEFLKGSVLIPILLSDLLYGVLVLGAKSKGRVYNSLDLASLEALARASEHTLQVILSGLSQEQQTAVWAHDLVKPFTHKGSFSLLEEMHSGSYGIFSDPMKRALELMLGDVVFVRKHLNRLVHPGEPESYDIRSSALTPVFERLRDKYGVQATKQGLNWSVVVPPGDIRVFWDQDMMEHRVLGNLIENAFRHTSKNGNVELGYRLEGNQVVLFVKDSGSGIREEFIEKLFQPRSQIEDGRGGLAGLGLFSAKMVIDAHNGKIWVKSTFGEGSTFSFDLRLASASTT; encoded by the coding sequence ATGCAGGCGGCTTCGATCCCACCGCTTTTCGCGTCATTGGTCTTCCTTGCGTTGGGAGTCGCAGTTTTTCATAACAGACCTAGAACGGGCGCAAGTCTTGGCTATACTATTTTTGCGGCCGCCACTGTTTGGTGGCAGGGGTGTTGGACCATCCTCTTTAACACCACAAACCCCATGTGGGCTGGGATCCTCGTTCGAATTGGTTATTCTGGAATCATTTTCCTGCCGGTAGCCTATTACCATTTCACCATGGAGTATGTGCAACCCGGTGTCCACCGTCAAACCATCTGCTGGAATTATGGAATTGGAATTTTGTTTCTTCTATCCCTTTGGACGACCCCATTTTTTATCAAAGGCTACTACCATTACTCCTGGGGATTTTATCCAAAGGCTGGTATTCTCCACCCAATATTTTTAGCTTATCTGTCCGTTCTGGCTATGGTTGGGATTTATCTACCCTTTAAACAGTTGATTCACCCAGGTAACGCCCCGCTTCGTAAAGCTCAGCTTCGGTTTGTTATTGCGGCCAATCTGATTTATTCCTGTGCAGCTGTCGATTTCCTTGTAAATTATGGAATAGCGTTCTATCCATTTGGATTCGGTTTTATTTTACTTTCGTCAGGAACGGTAGCTTACGCCATTGTCCGTTATGCCCTGCTTGATATAAACCTTGCCTTCCGTCAGGCGACCATTTTATTTTGTTCAGCCATCCTGTTGAGTTTCCCGTTCATGATTTTAATTTGGGTTACAAACTCCCGCGCGGTAGTCTATTTAGTTATCTTCACTCTGTTTCTTATTGCGCCAAAACTGAATGAACGCATTTCCGGATGGGTGACTTCCTCTATTGATCGGCTTCCCCTATTTCGAGGTCGGTACGAGGAATTTGAGCGTCTTCATCTTCATTTCCATAACATTGCGCTAACCCAGACAGTTCCCGAATGGGCGAACGCAATCGTGGCCGTTGCCAGGGACCTTTTCCGGGCCGAGCGGGTTATGCTGTTGTTGAGGGATGAGGTAAAAAAACGCCTTCTCATCAAAGCGCATCACGGATTGCAAGGGGCGAACTCCATTTTCACGTTTCTTCCCCTATCGGGGGCTTTAGCGGCGCATTTGGCAAGGACCCAGATGGCTTTTATTAGGGACATTCACATTCATGATTTCCCGGAAAACGAAAAAGCGGAGGTTTCAGGCGAACTAGAATTTCTTAAAGGATCGGTCTTAATTCCCATTCTCCTGAGCGATCTCCTCTATGGAGTTTTGGTTCTTGGCGCAAAGAGCAAAGGCCGGGTTTATAACTCGTTGGATCTCGCCTCACTTGAAGCATTGGCGCGTGCATCTGAACACACATTGCAAGTCATTCTGAGTGGGCTAAGTCAAGAACAACAGACGGCCGTCTGGGCGCATGATTTGGTTAAACCGTTTACGCACAAAGGGAGCTTTTCGCTTTTAGAAGAAATGCATTCAGGTTCCTATGGGATATTCTCTGATCCCATGAAGAGAGCCCTTGAGCTCATGCTCGGGGATGTGGTATTTGTTCGCAAGCATCTCAATCGTTTGGTTCATCCCGGCGAACCTGAAAGTTATGACATTAGGTCAAGTGCCTTAACTCCAGTGTTTGAACGACTGAGAGACAAATATGGGGTGCAAGCTACCAAGCAAGGATTAAACTGGAGCGTGGTTGTCCCTCCTGGTGATATACGGGTATTTTGGGATCAGGACATGATGGAGCATCGAGTTCTCGGGAATTTGATTGAAAATGCGTTCCGTCATACGTCAAAGAATGGAAACGTCGAGCTGGGATACCGCCTCGAAGGCAATCAGGTTGTCCTTTTCGTAAAGGATTCAGGATCGGGTATTCGGGAAGAATTTATTGAAAAACTTTTTCAACCCCGATCCCAGATTGAGGATGGGCGTGGGGGACTGGCGGGTTTAGGCCTTTTCAGTGCAAAAATGGTAATTGACGCCCACAATGGAAAGATTTGGGTGAAAAGCACGTTTGGAGAAGGCTCAACCTTTTCCTTTGATTTGCGATTGGCGAGCGCTTCAACAACTTAA
- a CDS encoding response regulator, with protein MSQPIIWAVEDSVEMQKTLRDIFTRLGCAISVFGKAENSLANLKAGARPDVMILDFRLPGMSGPQLFRIMGMDDTFKTIPVVPFTSHWEENSPSPMAVEWDTLALALAKGEQSDIDVIKKLEGDDFTIPERLILSVANILKSSPKGLPKVYEEAVLDLVHRVMAHLKDADL; from the coding sequence ATGAGCCAACCGATCATTTGGGCTGTGGAAGACAGTGTGGAAATGCAAAAGACGTTGCGGGACATTTTCACCCGACTGGGTTGTGCCATTTCTGTTTTCGGCAAAGCGGAGAATTCTTTGGCGAACCTCAAGGCGGGAGCCCGGCCCGACGTCATGATCCTGGACTTTCGATTGCCGGGAATGAGCGGCCCTCAACTCTTCCGAATCATGGGGATGGACGACACCTTCAAGACCATTCCGGTGGTCCCCTTTACGTCCCACTGGGAAGAGAACTCCCCATCCCCCATGGCGGTGGAATGGGACACCCTGGCCCTCGCTTTGGCCAAAGGCGAGCAATCCGATATCGACGTCATCAAGAAGCTGGAGGGAGACGATTTCACGATCCCCGAGCGCTTGATCCTCTCCGTGGCCAACATTTTGAAAAGCTCCCCCAAGGGCCTGCCGAAGGTATATGAAGAGGCCGTCCTCGACCTGGTCCATCGCGTCATGGCCCACCTGAAGGATGCGGATCTCTGA